GCACGTTCTCACGATCCGGCGGGTCGAGGCTTTCCGCGCGCCGAATGCCGTGATCCTCGGCGTGATCGCGGTTTCGCTCGTCGCCGTCGAGATCACTCTCGCGACTCGCGACGAAAAGGAGACCGCGGAGTTTCGCGTCGTACCGGGCGTGGTCGCCGGCCAGGGGAAATATCTCGGCAAGGTCCTTCCACCGTGGTTCCTCGACGGAATGCACGAAACCTGGTTCGTGGAGATGGGCCGGATTCGCGGAAAAAAACCGCCGTACAAAAAGCCGCCCGGCGAAGTCCGCATCGTCGCGCTCGGTTCGTCGTCGACCGAAGGGTTCGAGATCGATGAGGACAAAAACGTCTGGCCGGGGCGGCTCGAAACGATCCTGCGCGCGCGCGACCGGAAACGAAAGGCGCGGGTGCTCAATGCCGGTGTTCCGGGCACAACGACCTTCCGCATGATGCTGAATTTGCGTCATGAGCTGGTGCGCTATTCGCCGGACATCGTGATTCTCTACGCCGGGCACAACGACGCCCACTATTCGTTCGGCGCCTACACCGACCGGCAGCTCTTCGAATTGGCGCAGGAAATCGGCACCGATCCGCGCGACGTGCGCGCCGTGGAGGAATACGTGCCCGGAAACCCGGGGGACGCCGTCGCGGCGCCCGCGCCGGGCACGACCGCGTTCGACCGATGGCGCGCGCGCCTGTCGCGGCTCGCGCTTTACCGGACCATGCGCGCGGCGATCGTCGGAGCCCGCGATACGGCATTGCCCGCCGTAAAGGGGTTGTCGCCGATGCGCGCCCGGGCGATTCCTCCGGCGGAAGTCGCCGTGATTCTGGGAGAAATTCTCGCGACCTGCCGCGAGCATGGGGCGCGGCTCGTGATCGTCGCCGAGGCGACGCAAGGCCGCTCGATCGAACCTTACGGCTCGTTGATGGCGTCATTCGCGCACAAATACGGCTTACCGTTTCTTGATGCGAGCGAGGTAATGAGCGCGTGCGCGCCGAATCGCGAGCCGCTTTTTATCGACCATGTGCACCTGACGATCGCCGGGCACGATTGTCTCGCGGCCGCGCTCGCCGATCTGCTTGTCGATCGACGCCTGTTGACTCCGGTTAAAATCGCCGTCCCCGCGGCGGGAGGTTCTTTATGACGTCATCCGGCGAAAACGCGCGTCCGGCGCGCCGCGCTCTTCTGGCGCTTGCCGCGGTGATCGCCTGGTCGGCGTTCGGGTATGCGTTGGGCTACGCCAAGGGCTTGTCCACCTCGCCCGCGGCGGTGCCGATCTCGCGTCTTCTCGAGGTCTGGCAGAACGCCGGACCGGCGATGAGCGATCGCCTTCTGATCTATCTCGACCAGCGCCTGCCGGACGACGACCCGCAGCGGCGGGCGTTACTACCCTCCATCGCGCCGGCGTTTATCCGGCTCGGCCTTCCGGACGAGGCGCTGGCGCGTTTGCGCGCGGTGAGTGAGTCGGCGCGCGACACGGGGCTGTTCACGCAGTCGGTCGCCAACGTATCGATCGCCGCGCTCGCGGGAGGCCACACGGACGTCGCGCAAGCCGCGATCGACCTGATTCCCGCGGATCGCCGTACGAGCATGGCCTACGAGTCGATCGCCGCGCATATCGCAATCGGCCGCGCGCAGGCTCACGTCGCCGAGGTCGCCGAGGCGATCGACAAGGCATTTGGCGACAATCGGCTTGGCGCCGATGATCCGCTTCTCGACGAGTTTGCCGCGCGCGTGCGCGAGGTGGCCGCGTTTCCGATCGACGAGCGCCGGGCTTACGCGCGGATATTTTCGGGCTCTTCCGAGCGTTGGCTGGCCCAGGTGACATCGTGGGCGAATGGGCGGCCGTGGATTCTCGGGCGGTTCGGTCCGGATTTCGTCGATTACGCGCTGAACGTCGACTCCGCGCCCATCGCGGTTTATCTCCCGCCGGCGATCCGATCGCTTGTCGAGGCCGGAGAGGATCTGTCGGAGATTCGCGCGTGGCTCGATCGCGCGCCCCCGGAACCGCGCCTTGGCTGCATTCGCGATTTCACGGACGCGGTGGTCGCGCGATATCGAGGCCACGACCCCGCTTCCGCCCGGAAAATCCTCGACGAAAATGTCGTCGATAACGAGTCTTGCGCGCCGATGAGCGACATCGCCGCGGGCGAGCGAGACGCGGCCCGAAGGTCGCTGCGCGCTCCCGGCGCGGCGCGCGGGGATTCCAGCGAAAAAGCGGTGCCCTGATATAATGGTTCGCCATGCACGATCGTCCGCCCGATAAACGGTCCTTGCCCGCGGGGAACGCCACAAAGCGCCGCGGGGCGCACCGCCCGGCGGCCGCGCCCGCCGACGCGGCGAATCCGCCGCGACGCGAAGGCTGGCGCATGCGCGTATCGCGCGTCGGCCTGCGTGTGCGGATCATCGCATTCATGATCGCGATCTCCGCGTTCCTGCTCGTCGCGCTCGGCACGGTCTGGCTCAGGCTCGCCGAACGCAACTTCATCCAGATGAAGGTGCACGCGGGGGCCGTCATTTTATCCGCGCTGCAAAGCGTCATCCAGCTCGAGTGGGAGGGGCGCTACGTCCTTGTCATGGGCCACTCGGATCAGGCGCGGCTGCAAGAGATCATCGACGCGTTCGGAAACAACCTTCAGGTTCCCAATCTCTTCATCGTCGCCAAAGATGGGCAGATCCTCGCCCATCGCCGATTCGAACAGGTCGGCAAACGCTACATGGACACGGAAATCGAGGACGCGCTTTCCACGCTGCGCCTGGTGAAGCGGTACGAAGCCGCCGGGGCGCGGGGAATCCAGCCGGACGACGCGCTCGAAGTCACCGGCCCGCTTTTTCTGGGAAGCCAGGTCGTCGGCGCGATCCGCTTTCGCCTGGCGATGGACGATGCCGCCCAGTCGCTCGCCGCGACGCGCCGTTTGCTTGCCTGGTACCTCGTCTTCACCGTCGCCGCGACGTCGCTTGCGGGTCTGACGTTTCTCGTCCGGCTCATCGTGCGCCCGCTCGACGAGCTCGAGCGCGTCACCACCATGATGACCGAAGGCGATCTGGATCACCGCGTCCCCGTCCGCTCGCGTGACGAGATCGGGCGGCTCGCCGCCGCGCTCGATAACCTTCAGCGCACGTTGCGCGACGGGCGCGCCGCGCTTTCGCGCAAGAGCGATCACCTGCGCACCGCGGAAGAAAAGCTCGAAAAAGCGCGGGAAGAAATCATCCGGCAGGACCGCCTGGCATACCTTGGCCGCGTCGCGGCGGGTGTCGCGCACGAAGTGGGCAACCCGCTTGGCGCGATTTACAACTATCTTGGCATCCTGGAATCCGCCGACGACGCCGAATCGCGCGAGATCGCGGCGCGCATGCAACGGGAGGTCGAGCGCATCGATCGCATCATGCGCGAGCTGCTCGATTTTTCCCGCCCGCGAGCCGGCCGTGTCGCCCCCGTGAACGTACCGGAATATCTGGAGGAGTGCGTGAACATGCTGCGAGACCAGCGGCAGCTTGACGGCATGGAGACGCACGTTCGCGCGCCGGACGAGTTGCCGCCGCTTCTGATCGATCCGGGCGAGCTGAAGCAGGTTGTCGTCAATGCGCTCACGAACGCGCGCGACGCGGCCGGGGGCGACGGCACGATCGACCTGACCGTGGAGGCGTTCGCTTACTCCGAAACGGCGATGCTGGAATCGAGGCTCGAGGGCGCGACATCGATGCCCACCGAGCCCGAGCGCGTCGCGTACACGGACCTCGCGCGTCGCGGCATCGCGTTCTCGTCGCGCCCGGCGTTCGAACCCGGCATGCACGTGTTGGCGATCCATGTGCGCGACTCCGGGCCCGGTCTTTCGCCCGAAGCGGTGCAGCGCGTATTCGAGCCGTTCTACACGACCAAGACGCCCGGCAAAGGCACGGGCCTGGGACTGCCGATCTGCCAGCGTATCGTCGAGGGCGCGGGCGGCGTGCTGCGTTTCGAAAGTAAACGCGCGCGCGACGGCCGTTCTGGCGGGACGGTGGTTTCGATCTATATTCCCGCGCCGGAATCCGAAAAGGAGCGTCGCCGCGACGAGCTTCTGGCGCAGGTGGAGGGAGCATAGGGAATGCGGAATGCCCAATTCGGAGTGCGGAATTTGTGCCGCGGAAATCGCAGGTCAATACAAAGGCACCAAGGGCGCAACGGAAATTTGGAGGGCGGAATGCGGAATGGCGTCGTAGTGGCACGCGCGGCCGTCAACGGGTCCATCATGTCCATGATGTCCATTTGGTCCATCGCGTTTTTCGGGAACGGGAACGGAACGGGAGAGGCTGAATGACCGACGCCCGCCCGCATATTCTCGTCATCGACGACGAGGAAAGCATGCGCCACAGCGTCGGCGTCATCCTCGACCGCCACGGGTACGACGTCACCGATGCGCAAAGCGGCGAGGAAGGACTGTCGGCGATCGAGGAAAAAGGCCCGTTCGACGTCATCCTTTGTGACTTGCGCATGCCGGGCATCGACGGCCTGACGTTTGTCGAGCGCGCGATCGCCGCGGGCGTCGCGAGCCCCATCATCATGATGAGCGCTTACGGCAGCATCGACGCCGCCGTCGAGGCGATGCGGCGCGGTGCTTTCACGTTTGTCAGCAAGCCGTTCAAGCCGAACGCGTTCCTCGCCACGATCGAAAAGGCGCTCTCGCACGAGGAGCTGGTGCGAGAAAACCGGGAGCTGCGCGAGGAAAAAGCCCGGCAGTTCCGCTTCGACGAGCTTGTCGGCCGCGACGAAAAAATGCAGGCCGTGTTCGATCAGGTGCGCCGCATCGCGCCCTACAAGACGACCGTGCTCATCGTCGGCGAGTCGGGGACGGGCAAGGAACTTGTCGCCCGGTCGATCCACGCAAGCTCCGATCGCGCCGACAAGCCGTTTGTCGCGATTAACTGCGGCGCAATTCCCGACGCGCTGCTCGAAAGCGAGCTGTTCGGCCACGTGCGCGGCGCGTTCACCGATGCGCGTTTCGAACGCGCGGGGCTGTTCGCCGAGGCCGACGGCGGCACGCTGTTCCTGGACGAAATCGGCGAAATGCCGACGCATCTTCAGGTCAAGCTCCTGCGCGCGTTGCAGGAGGAGGAGGTGCGCGCGGTCGGCGCGTCCAACCCGCGCAAGGTTGACGTCCGGATCGTCGCCGCAACCAAGCAGAACCTCGACGCGCGCATGCGCGACGGGCATTTCCGCGAGGATCTCTTCTATCGATTGTCCGTATTCCCCATCGCGCTTCCGCCTTTGCGCGAGCGATCCGGCGATATCCCGCTGCTCGTCGAGCATTTTCTGGTCACGCACGGAAAGCGCCTCGGCATCCGCGCCAAAAGCGTCCGCGAAAAGGCGATGGCGCTCCTTGTCGAATATCCCTGGCCGGGCAACGTGCGCGAGCTGGAGAACGTGCTCGAACGCGCGATCGTGCTGGCGCAGGGGGCGCCCATCGACGCGACGCATTTGCCCGACCGCGTCCGCGAACGCCTCGGTGCGCCTGGCCCCGGCGGTGACGGCCTGCCGGTGGACCGGGGCGAGTTGTCGATCAAGTCGAACAGCCGCGAACTCGAGGCGCGCCTGATCCGCATGGCGCTCGAGCGCACGCGCGGCAACAAGACGAACGCCGCGAAGATGCTCGAAATCTCGCATCGAACCTTGCTCTACAAGATTCAGGAATACGGGCTCGGCGGGGAGTGATGATCGAGGATCGGGAGCGGCGGATGGCGCCGGGGCGGTGAATCGTCGGCAAGCCGGGAAGTTGGCGCGCCAACATCGGGCGCCCTTTTTTTTCGCCAACTGTAAGCAACCCCCCAATCGCGTTGCATGATTGCGTTGGAGCTTGTGCGCGTCGTTAGAATGAAACCGGTGGCAAACGCACGATCCAAATCGCCGGAAACTCCCACGCTCGAACAATTTCGCAGGCTTGCGGAATTCCTTCCGTTTGGCGTCACGATTTATCACGCCCCCACCAACAAACCCGAGGATATCGTGCTGGTGTGGGCGAACGACACCGCCTGCACCGAATCGAAATACGATTTCCGCGCCCAATACGGAAAGTCCGTGGGCGAGCTGTTTCCGCCGCTTCTGGAGCAGCCGGAAGAGATCAACGTGCCCGCGCGCTGGCTGCGCGCCGCGATCGACGGCGAGCATTCCGTCATCAACGAATTTCCTTATGGCGACGCGACGCACCCCTTCGGCTGGTTTCGCCTCGATTTCGTCCCGCTTGAGGAGCGCATGGTCGCGACCGTCTATCGCAACATCACCGGGCAAAAAATCGCCGAGGACGAACGCGCGGACAGCGTCGCGCGCTATCGCCACTTCATCGAGGGCACGGACGATCTCGTCGTCCAGTTTAACCGCGTCGGCATGATCGAGTTCACCAATCACGCAAGCTGGAAGGTATACGGCCGCTCGCCGCGCGAATGCGTCGGGCTCAACCTGTTCGACCTCACGCACCCCGACGATCGCGACGCGCTGCGCGACGCGCTCCGGAATTGCGTCGCGAGCCGCACGTCCGGAGCGACGATCGAGAACCGCCAGGCGACCGCGGACGGCCGGTTCCGCGAGCTGCTCTGGACGATCAACATCGACTTCGACGATCACGGGAAAATCGGGCTGGCCAACGCCATCGGCCGCGACATCACCGCGCGCCGCGAGATGGAACGGGAGATCATGCGCGCCAAGGAAACCGCCGAGCTCGCGAACACGGCCAAAAGCGAGTTTCTGGCGAACATGAGCCACGAGCTTCGCACGCCGCTGAACGCGATCATCGGTTTCTCGCAGATCCTGATGAACAAGGACTTCGGGCCGCTGACGGAAAAGCAGGATCGCTACGTGCAGAGCGTGCATACGAGCGGGCTGCACCTTTTGAACCTCATCAACGACATTCTCGACCTGGCCAAGGTTGAGTCCGGCAAGATGGAGCTTGAGCCCTCGGACGTGAATATCGGCGAGCTGCTCGAGGGCAGCCTCATCATGATCCGCGAAAAGGCGCACAACCGCGGCGTCGCGGTCAAGGTGGATCTCGATCCGGACGTGGCGGGCAAGCGGTTCCTCGCCGACGAGCGCAAGCTGAAGCAAATCGTTTACAATCTTCTCTCCAACGCGGCGAAATTCACGCCCGGCGGAGGCAGCATCACGCTATCGGCCACGCGAAGCGACGGCGAGCTTCGCATCCATGTGAAGGACACCGGCATCGGCATCTTGCCCGAGGATCAGGAGCGCATCTTCCTGGCGTTCGAGCAGGTCGATTCGTCGTACGCGCGCCAGGTGCAAGGCACCGGGCTCGGTCTGACGCTTTGCCGCAACCTCGTTGAGCTTCACGGCGGGCGGATCGGCGTGGAAAGCCAGGGGGAGGGGACGGGATCGACCTTCTGGTTCACGATCCCCTGGCGCGAGTCCCAGGCGCCCGCCATCGAGGCTCTCCCCGAGACGCCGTTTCCGCATCCCGTCCTGGAGCATCACGAGCGCCCCGTCGTGCTTGTCGTGGAGGACGAATCCACGGCGGCGGAGCTTCTGACCGAATACCTGCGCGGCGGCGGCTACGACGTCGAATACGCCCGTGACGGCATCGAGGCGATCCGGCGCGCCCGCGCGATCAAGCCCTTCGCCATCACGCTCGACGTCCTGCTGCCGAAAAAAAACGGCATGAGCGTGCTCGCGGAGCTCAAGCTCGACGCGGCGACGAAGGATATCCCCGTCGTCATGGTCACTGTCACCGAGAAGCAGCAGCTTGCGTTCACGCTCGGCGCCATCGAATGGTTCATCAAGCCTGTCGACGCCGGCCGCCTGCTCGAGACGCTGCGCCTGGTGCGGCGCGCCAACGGCATCCCGCATCCGACCGTGCTCATCATCGATGACGAAGCCGACACGCGCGAGTATCTCTCCGAGATCATCGGCCGCGACGGTTTCGACGTGCTGCTTGCCGCCGGCGGCGAGCAGGGCGTGAAGGCCGTGCGCGACAGCCACCCGGACATTCTCGTGCTCGATCTGATGATGCCGGACGTCGACGGCTTCGAGGTCGTCGATCGCATCAAGGACGACCCGTTGGGGCGCCGCATCCCCATCGTCGTGTACACCGCGAAGGAGTTGACCGCCGAGGATCGCAAGCGACTGTCCCGGCACGTCAAGCGCATCACGCGAAAGCCGAAATCGGACGATCTGCTGCGCGAGCTCGAACGGATCCGCGCCGCGTCGGAACCCGCGGCGGCTCCCCCCGCGCCGGCGCCGGAGGTGATCGGTGGCCGGTGAGCGCATCCTGATCGTCGAGGACAACGCGATGAACATGATGCTCGCCGCGGACCTGCTAGAGCTGGCGGGGTACGACGTGCTGCAGGCGCGCTCCGCGGAGATCGGCATGCGCATCGCCCGCGAGGAAAAACCGGATCTCATCCTGATGGACGTGCAGCTCCCCGGAATGGACGGCCTGACCGCCACGCGCGCGCTCGCCGACGATGCCGAAACAGCCGCCATCCCCGTCGTCGCGCTGACCTCGCACGCGATGCGCGGCGACGAGCAAAAGGCCCTCGACGCCGGCTGCAAGGGTTATATCGCCAAACCGATCGACGCCAACACCTTCGCCAAGGTCGTGACCGGCCACGTCAAACGCACAAGGCTGTGGACATGAACGATCGAAAAAAGCGCGTTCTCGTCGTTGACGACGAGGAGTCCAACCGTTCGATCCTCGACGGCATGCTGGAGCCGCTCGGATACGAGGTGATGGCGGCGGCAAGCGGCAGGCAAGCGCTCGATCTCATCCGCGAACGCGAGCCCGACGTCATCCTGCTCGACGTCATGATGCCCGGCATGAACGGCTTTCAGGTTCTCGAGATCCTGAAAGCCGACGACGCCACGCGCAACATTCCCATCGTCGTCGTTACGGCGCTCAACGAGAAGAAGGACCGCGTCGAGGCGCTGCGCCTTGGCGCCAACGATTTTCTCTCCAAGCCCGTCGATCAGATCGAGCTGCGCGCGCGCGTCGCGTCGCTGATGGAGGTGAAGGCCTACTACGATCATCTGCGCGCGTATCAGAAACGGCTGGAGACCGAGGTCGCCGAGCGCACCGAGGAGCTCAACCGCGCGCTTCGG
This window of the bacterium genome carries:
- a CDS encoding SGNH/GDSL hydrolase family protein yields the protein MTVSLFTLSRLGAAIRSIRRRLRRTRAATVENLLRAGAYPLAAAGFVLLFEAGVSAVRHSLSPLELDVAGAIFARDVAKARVAGAAAILAALGVTHVVLDGLRGARTRGIGVLCAPLMLAAVFFPQPGAFELAAAMTVLLVATRKFVEAVPIASPFPSPERSRTARIAWVAAAVFVNLVGSQVFRESDIPEAPMFVWLAFAALVFASLGFRWRLALAVETVFAVLMIIARLLLELVLAGREDAPGAVTAAAFLAAAGAMHVLTIRRVEAFRAPNAVILGVIAVSLVAVEITLATRDEKETAEFRVVPGVVAGQGKYLGKVLPPWFLDGMHETWFVEMGRIRGKKPPYKKPPGEVRIVALGSSSTEGFEIDEDKNVWPGRLETILRARDRKRKARVLNAGVPGTTTFRMMLNLRHELVRYSPDIVILYAGHNDAHYSFGAYTDRQLFELAQEIGTDPRDVRAVEEYVPGNPGDAVAAPAPGTTAFDRWRARLSRLALYRTMRAAIVGARDTALPAVKGLSPMRARAIPPAEVAVILGEILATCREHGARLVIVAEATQGRSIEPYGSLMASFAHKYGLPFLDASEVMSACAPNREPLFIDHVHLTIAGHDCLAAALADLLVDRRLLTPVKIAVPAAGGSL
- a CDS encoding HAMP domain-containing protein, giving the protein MRVSRVGLRVRIIAFMIAISAFLLVALGTVWLRLAERNFIQMKVHAGAVILSALQSVIQLEWEGRYVLVMGHSDQARLQEIIDAFGNNLQVPNLFIVAKDGQILAHRRFEQVGKRYMDTEIEDALSTLRLVKRYEAAGARGIQPDDALEVTGPLFLGSQVVGAIRFRLAMDDAAQSLAATRRLLAWYLVFTVAATSLAGLTFLVRLIVRPLDELERVTTMMTEGDLDHRVPVRSRDEIGRLAAALDNLQRTLRDGRAALSRKSDHLRTAEEKLEKAREEIIRQDRLAYLGRVAAGVAHEVGNPLGAIYNYLGILESADDAESREIAARMQREVERIDRIMRELLDFSRPRAGRVAPVNVPEYLEECVNMLRDQRQLDGMETHVRAPDELPPLLIDPGELKQVVVNALTNARDAAGGDGTIDLTVEAFAYSETAMLESRLEGATSMPTEPERVAYTDLARRGIAFSSRPAFEPGMHVLAIHVRDSGPGLSPEAVQRVFEPFYTTKTPGKGTGLGLPICQRIVEGAGGVLRFESKRARDGRSGGTVVSIYIPAPESEKERRRDELLAQVEGA
- a CDS encoding sigma-54 dependent transcriptional regulator, whose protein sequence is MTDARPHILVIDDEESMRHSVGVILDRHGYDVTDAQSGEEGLSAIEEKGPFDVILCDLRMPGIDGLTFVERAIAAGVASPIIMMSAYGSIDAAVEAMRRGAFTFVSKPFKPNAFLATIEKALSHEELVRENRELREEKARQFRFDELVGRDEKMQAVFDQVRRIAPYKTTVLIVGESGTGKELVARSIHASSDRADKPFVAINCGAIPDALLESELFGHVRGAFTDARFERAGLFAEADGGTLFLDEIGEMPTHLQVKLLRALQEEEVRAVGASNPRKVDVRIVAATKQNLDARMRDGHFREDLFYRLSVFPIALPPLRERSGDIPLLVEHFLVTHGKRLGIRAKSVREKAMALLVEYPWPGNVRELENVLERAIVLAQGAPIDATHLPDRVRERLGAPGPGGDGLPVDRGELSIKSNSRELEARLIRMALERTRGNKTNAAKMLEISHRTLLYKIQEYGLGGE
- a CDS encoding response regulator — its product is MANARSKSPETPTLEQFRRLAEFLPFGVTIYHAPTNKPEDIVLVWANDTACTESKYDFRAQYGKSVGELFPPLLEQPEEINVPARWLRAAIDGEHSVINEFPYGDATHPFGWFRLDFVPLEERMVATVYRNITGQKIAEDERADSVARYRHFIEGTDDLVVQFNRVGMIEFTNHASWKVYGRSPRECVGLNLFDLTHPDDRDALRDALRNCVASRTSGATIENRQATADGRFRELLWTINIDFDDHGKIGLANAIGRDITARREMEREIMRAKETAELANTAKSEFLANMSHELRTPLNAIIGFSQILMNKDFGPLTEKQDRYVQSVHTSGLHLLNLINDILDLAKVESGKMELEPSDVNIGELLEGSLIMIREKAHNRGVAVKVDLDPDVAGKRFLADERKLKQIVYNLLSNAAKFTPGGGSITLSATRSDGELRIHVKDTGIGILPEDQERIFLAFEQVDSSYARQVQGTGLGLTLCRNLVELHGGRIGVESQGEGTGSTFWFTIPWRESQAPAIEALPETPFPHPVLEHHERPVVLVVEDESTAAELLTEYLRGGGYDVEYARDGIEAIRRARAIKPFAITLDVLLPKKNGMSVLAELKLDAATKDIPVVMVTVTEKQQLAFTLGAIEWFIKPVDAGRLLETLRLVRRANGIPHPTVLIIDDEADTREYLSEIIGRDGFDVLLAAGGEQGVKAVRDSHPDILVLDLMMPDVDGFEVVDRIKDDPLGRRIPIVVYTAKELTAEDRKRLSRHVKRITRKPKSDDLLRELERIRAASEPAAAPPAPAPEVIGGR
- a CDS encoding response regulator, producing MNMMLAADLLELAGYDVLQARSAEIGMRIAREEKPDLILMDVQLPGMDGLTATRALADDAETAAIPVVALTSHAMRGDEQKALDAGCKGYIAKPIDANTFAKVVTGHVKRTRLWT